A window from Pleuronectes platessa chromosome 6, fPlePla1.1, whole genome shotgun sequence encodes these proteins:
- the c1qtnf12 gene encoding adipolin isoform X3, with protein sequence MWCGAGPLAVLAAVFWTQCVLLDGVEAKKERKRPKEATPQHTEAFNATLSNSEEQASEHQKVDPLGSWMDFVKRPVGNFPGKCRKRKRPLPGPPGPPGPPGPQGPPGSPGAEVTQEVLLQEFKEMIKEATERRAAALDRQTSPSQLPTALLTLEGMTPYRRIEEAFHCKLKGPVVVDKKTLVELQNFQTPPAKGAFLRGSGMDQSTGRFTAPITGIYQFSANVHIDHNEVKRSKSQLKARDNVRVLICIESLCHRYTSLEMIVGLESNSKIFTVSVHGLLELQAGQYTSIFVDNAAGASITIQNGSDFMGMLLGV encoded by the exons ATGTGGTGTGGGGCCGGGCCTCTGGCGGTGCTGGCTGCGGTGTTTTGGACTCAGTGTGTCCTACTGGATGGGGTGGAGGccaagaaggagagaaagaggccaaAGGAGGCCACGCCACAGCACACAGAGGCGTTCAATGCAACTCTCTCCAACAGCGAAGAG CAGGCTTCTGAACACCAGAAAGTCGACCCACTGGGATCATGGATGGACTTTGTCAAACGACCTGTTGGCAACTTCCCTGGAAAGTGTCGCAAACGCAAACGTCCCCTG CCGGGCCCACCTGGTCCTCCAGGTCCCCCCGGCCCTCAGGGACCTCCTGGCTCTCCTGGGGCCGAAGTGACCCAGGAAGTTCTTCTCCAGGAGTTCAAGGAGATGATTAAAG AGGCtacagagaggagagcagcggCACTTGACAGACAGACCAGCCCCAGCCAGCTCCCTACAGCTCTCCTCACCCTGGAGGGGATGACCCCCTACCGGCGGATAGAGGAGGCTTTCCACTGCAAGCTCAAGGGGCCTGTGGTGGTGGACAAGAAGACGCTGGTGGAGCTCCAGAACTTTCAGACA CCGCCTGCTAAAGGAGCCTTCCTCAGAGGGTCAGGAATGGACCAGTCCACTGGGAGGTTCACAGCTCCCATCACAGGGATCTACCAGTTCTCTGCTAACGTCCACATTG ACCACAACGAGGTGAAGAGGAGCAAGAGTCAGCTGAAGGCCAGAGACAACGTCCGGGTGCTGATCTGCATCGAGTCCCTCTGCCACAGATACAC CTCATTGGAGATGATTGTTGGACTAGAGAGTAACAGCAAGATCTTCACGGTGAGCGTGCACGGGCTGCTGGAGCTTCAG gcCGGGCAGTACACCTCCATATTCGTGGACAATGCAGCCGGAGCCTCCATCACAATACAGAACGGTTCAGATTTCATGGGCATGCTGCTTGGTGTAtag
- the c1qtnf12 gene encoding adipolin isoform X2, with product MWCGAGPLAVLAAVFWTQCVLLDGVEAKKERKRPKEATPQHTEAFNATLSNSEEVGGSIKASEHQKVDPLGSWMDFVKRPVGNFPGKCRKRKRPLPGPPGPPGPPGPQGPPGSPGAEVTQEVLLQEFKEMIKEATERRAAALDRQTSPSQLPTALLTLEGMTPYRRIEEAFHCKLKGPVVVDKKTLVELQNFQTPPAKGAFLRGSGMDQSTGRFTAPITGIYQFSANVHIDHNEVKRSKSQLKARDNVRVLICIESLCHRYTSLEMIVGLESNSKIFTVSVHGLLELQAGQYTSIFVDNAAGASITIQNGSDFMGMLLGV from the exons ATGTGGTGTGGGGCCGGGCCTCTGGCGGTGCTGGCTGCGGTGTTTTGGACTCAGTGTGTCCTACTGGATGGGGTGGAGGccaagaaggagagaaagaggccaaAGGAGGCCACGCCACAGCACACAGAGGCGTTCAATGCAACTCTCTCCAACAGCGAAGAGGTCGGTGGAAGCATCAAG GCTTCTGAACACCAGAAAGTCGACCCACTGGGATCATGGATGGACTTTGTCAAACGACCTGTTGGCAACTTCCCTGGAAAGTGTCGCAAACGCAAACGTCCCCTG CCGGGCCCACCTGGTCCTCCAGGTCCCCCCGGCCCTCAGGGACCTCCTGGCTCTCCTGGGGCCGAAGTGACCCAGGAAGTTCTTCTCCAGGAGTTCAAGGAGATGATTAAAG AGGCtacagagaggagagcagcggCACTTGACAGACAGACCAGCCCCAGCCAGCTCCCTACAGCTCTCCTCACCCTGGAGGGGATGACCCCCTACCGGCGGATAGAGGAGGCTTTCCACTGCAAGCTCAAGGGGCCTGTGGTGGTGGACAAGAAGACGCTGGTGGAGCTCCAGAACTTTCAGACA CCGCCTGCTAAAGGAGCCTTCCTCAGAGGGTCAGGAATGGACCAGTCCACTGGGAGGTTCACAGCTCCCATCACAGGGATCTACCAGTTCTCTGCTAACGTCCACATTG ACCACAACGAGGTGAAGAGGAGCAAGAGTCAGCTGAAGGCCAGAGACAACGTCCGGGTGCTGATCTGCATCGAGTCCCTCTGCCACAGATACAC CTCATTGGAGATGATTGTTGGACTAGAGAGTAACAGCAAGATCTTCACGGTGAGCGTGCACGGGCTGCTGGAGCTTCAG gcCGGGCAGTACACCTCCATATTCGTGGACAATGCAGCCGGAGCCTCCATCACAATACAGAACGGTTCAGATTTCATGGGCATGCTGCTTGGTGTAtag
- the c1qtnf12 gene encoding adipolin isoform X1, giving the protein MWCGAGPLAVLAAVFWTQCVLLDGVEAKKERKRPKEATPQHTEAFNATLSNSEEVGGSIKQASEHQKVDPLGSWMDFVKRPVGNFPGKCRKRKRPLPGPPGPPGPPGPQGPPGSPGAEVTQEVLLQEFKEMIKEATERRAAALDRQTSPSQLPTALLTLEGMTPYRRIEEAFHCKLKGPVVVDKKTLVELQNFQTPPAKGAFLRGSGMDQSTGRFTAPITGIYQFSANVHIDHNEVKRSKSQLKARDNVRVLICIESLCHRYTSLEMIVGLESNSKIFTVSVHGLLELQAGQYTSIFVDNAAGASITIQNGSDFMGMLLGV; this is encoded by the exons ATGTGGTGTGGGGCCGGGCCTCTGGCGGTGCTGGCTGCGGTGTTTTGGACTCAGTGTGTCCTACTGGATGGGGTGGAGGccaagaaggagagaaagaggccaaAGGAGGCCACGCCACAGCACACAGAGGCGTTCAATGCAACTCTCTCCAACAGCGAAGAGGTCGGTGGAAGCATCAAG CAGGCTTCTGAACACCAGAAAGTCGACCCACTGGGATCATGGATGGACTTTGTCAAACGACCTGTTGGCAACTTCCCTGGAAAGTGTCGCAAACGCAAACGTCCCCTG CCGGGCCCACCTGGTCCTCCAGGTCCCCCCGGCCCTCAGGGACCTCCTGGCTCTCCTGGGGCCGAAGTGACCCAGGAAGTTCTTCTCCAGGAGTTCAAGGAGATGATTAAAG AGGCtacagagaggagagcagcggCACTTGACAGACAGACCAGCCCCAGCCAGCTCCCTACAGCTCTCCTCACCCTGGAGGGGATGACCCCCTACCGGCGGATAGAGGAGGCTTTCCACTGCAAGCTCAAGGGGCCTGTGGTGGTGGACAAGAAGACGCTGGTGGAGCTCCAGAACTTTCAGACA CCGCCTGCTAAAGGAGCCTTCCTCAGAGGGTCAGGAATGGACCAGTCCACTGGGAGGTTCACAGCTCCCATCACAGGGATCTACCAGTTCTCTGCTAACGTCCACATTG ACCACAACGAGGTGAAGAGGAGCAAGAGTCAGCTGAAGGCCAGAGACAACGTCCGGGTGCTGATCTGCATCGAGTCCCTCTGCCACAGATACAC CTCATTGGAGATGATTGTTGGACTAGAGAGTAACAGCAAGATCTTCACGGTGAGCGTGCACGGGCTGCTGGAGCTTCAG gcCGGGCAGTACACCTCCATATTCGTGGACAATGCAGCCGGAGCCTCCATCACAATACAGAACGGTTCAGATTTCATGGGCATGCTGCTTGGTGTAtag